The following are encoded together in the Candidatus Zixiibacteriota bacterium genome:
- a CDS encoding tetratricopeptide repeat protein: METHTARFDYKLYMRRLYFIVLILLLGIADGCGGGKALKGIDQGTSGFPPLPSRNMIDRQAYSFYANGTIFEAMGEIDMANRQYAEALRFYPDSPEIRYAYAGTFFRLGDYRRVLRELESVRRRGVGHWLLLADSYRALGVDDSARTAYREAVKIDSNNVGAYHYLAAFYQQGNQLDSAVWAYGNISHISPSFRVFQEIGNLQMRLNRLDEAKGSYFQSITLDSSENNVRSYLGISVIYEQSGNRVEAKRYLELAGRLSPGNVMIQNRLLGYYEEDNELDKAVVVARNIIPLAPQDRNLVRRLGIIYYDVDSLRLADSIFTLLLNQGDENILNYYYGGRTAFLKGDYDLARTDFRRVTAMADSVVDGWLNLGLVYQVQDSADSEILSYRDGLQFMKNPDDSVRLLFVMAAALEKKGSFDSSVTIFESILKIRPEHSQSLNYLAYMLAERGVRLDYATELVQNALAIIPDNGAYIDSYGWILYKKGNFRGALEQMLRAYNYISNDATILEHLGDVYQALADSANARIFWKRALEIDPGNRAIKEKLEQ, from the coding sequence ATGGAAACTCATACGGCCCGATTTGATTACAAGCTCTATATGCGAAGATTGTATTTTATTGTTCTGATTTTGCTTCTGGGGATTGCTGATGGTTGCGGCGGCGGCAAGGCATTGAAGGGGATCGATCAGGGAACTTCAGGATTTCCACCTTTGCCAAGCCGGAATATGATTGACCGTCAAGCCTATTCCTTCTATGCCAATGGCACAATATTCGAGGCAATGGGGGAAATTGACATGGCCAATCGGCAGTATGCCGAGGCACTGAGATTCTATCCTGACTCCCCGGAGATTCGCTATGCTTATGCCGGGACATTTTTCCGTCTGGGAGATTACCGTCGTGTTTTAAGGGAGTTGGAAAGCGTGCGTCGCCGCGGGGTAGGCCACTGGCTTCTTCTGGCCGACAGCTATCGCGCTCTGGGGGTCGATGACTCCGCGCGGACAGCCTATCGCGAGGCGGTCAAAATCGATTCCAATAATGTCGGCGCTTATCATTATCTGGCCGCGTTCTATCAGCAGGGCAACCAATTGGATTCGGCGGTCTGGGCCTATGGGAATATTTCTCACATATCACCCAGCTTTCGTGTTTTTCAGGAAATCGGCAATCTGCAGATGCGTCTCAACCGTCTCGACGAGGCGAAGGGGAGTTATTTTCAATCGATCACTCTTGATTCCAGCGAGAATAATGTCCGATCATATCTGGGGATATCGGTAATATATGAGCAGAGCGGGAATCGAGTCGAGGCCAAAAGATATCTCGAGCTGGCCGGCCGTCTTTCGCCCGGGAATGTTATGATTCAGAATCGTCTCCTTGGATATTACGAAGAAGATAATGAATTAGACAAGGCTGTCGTCGTTGCCAGAAATATTATTCCCCTCGCGCCACAGGATCGCAATCTGGTACGAAGACTGGGGATAATTTATTATGATGTCGATAGTCTCCGACTGGCTGATTCGATATTCACACTGCTCCTCAATCAGGGGGATGAAAATATCCTCAATTATTATTATGGCGGCCGGACGGCATTCCTGAAGGGAGATTATGACCTGGCGAGGACCGATTTCAGAAGGGTGACGGCTATGGCCGATTCCGTGGTCGATGGCTGGCTGAATTTGGGACTGGTCTATCAGGTACAGGATTCAGCCGATTCGGAGATACTGTCATATCGGGATGGTCTTCAATTTATGAAGAATCCCGACGATTCGGTGCGATTGCTATTTGTAATGGCCGCGGCATTGGAGAAAAAAGGAAGTTTTGATTCATCCGTCACCATCTTCGAAAGCATATTGAAAATCCGCCCGGAGCACAGTCAGTCTCTCAATTACCTTGCTTATATGCTGGCCGAAAGGGGCGTTCGACTCGATTATGCGACCGAATTGGTCCAGAACGCTCTCGCGATAATTCCGGATAATGGCGCTTATATCGACAGCTATGGCTGGATATTGTATAAAAAAGGAAATTTCCGCGGCGCTCTGGAGCAGATGCTTCGCGCCTATAATTATATCAGTAATGATGCCACCATTCTGGAACATCTGGGGGATGTCTATCAAGCTCTGGCCGACTCCGCCAATGCCCGCATATTCTGGAAAAGGGCGCTGGAAATCGATCCCGGAAACAGAGCGATCAAGGAGAAATTGGAGCAATGA
- a CDS encoding Ig-like domain-containing protein: MRQRYSHLILFLLASLSLIFIHCARIEPPPGGPIDKTAPTILASVPSADSVNVARGDNISVTFSENIDRASAQSAVFISPRPSGIMRYKWNGRILNILLPQTLADSTTYVVSIGSAVTDLRGNKMEKSHVFAFSTGGPISRGEIDGVIFQQAKPAAGMTVGLFDSASIGIIGRSDSLYPPFLTQSGKNGEYALQYLPRGGYFTFAFDDRNKNQFFDYPQEAYGLPDRMAHIDTGFAPRNINFNLLKDDTSTVSIISVSITADHLLKVRLSRVIPAELIKSNLEKVFLMPEDTTSKGINPAAILEKETDTISALNFYFPSLADGHYRIRIEKEAVNQRNDSNSFIESAAFDIESESDRNRPTITSISHSGKIVFPADSVIGIQFSEPINRQTFNDSAVSISSSDSTLLSAGWRWNDDFRLNLHVSGLEWGKVYQMMVNERLISDMAGNQAGDSIKTYTFKTYSQDSLGSVSGTMAIDSDVDTVDIPYLKFKSVTDNKAFTFSIMGKHFNFQLPSGKYILNGFIDRDANGRQDFGSLFPLKLAETGAIYPDTVRIRSRFESAGVEFIFK, from the coding sequence ATGAGGCAGCGTTATTCTCATTTGATCCTTTTTCTGCTTGCATCCCTGTCGCTCATATTCATTCACTGCGCCCGAATCGAACCGCCACCGGGCGGGCCGATTGATAAAACTGCACCGACAATTTTGGCATCGGTTCCCTCGGCCGATTCGGTGAATGTCGCCCGGGGTGACAATATCTCCGTCACTTTCTCTGAGAACATTGACCGGGCTTCGGCTCAGTCGGCCGTTTTTATTTCTCCGCGCCCGTCCGGAATAATGAGATACAAGTGGAACGGCAGGATCCTGAATATTCTGCTTCCACAAACATTGGCGGATAGTACAACCTATGTGGTCAGCATCGGTTCGGCGGTCACTGACCTGCGCGGCAACAAAATGGAAAAGTCACATGTTTTTGCTTTTTCAACCGGCGGGCCGATAAGCCGGGGCGAAATTGACGGCGTCATCTTTCAGCAGGCCAAACCGGCCGCGGGAATGACGGTCGGCCTTTTTGACAGCGCTTCCATCGGAATAATCGGGCGTTCCGACTCCCTATATCCGCCGTTTTTGACACAATCGGGCAAGAACGGTGAATATGCCCTGCAGTATCTCCCGCGGGGCGGATACTTCACGTTCGCTTTCGATGACAGAAATAAGAATCAGTTTTTTGACTATCCGCAGGAGGCCTACGGCTTGCCTGACCGAATGGCCCACATTGACACCGGGTTCGCGCCGCGCAATATCAACTTCAACCTTCTTAAAGATGATACCAGCACTGTCTCCATTATTTCCGTTTCTATTACCGCCGACCATTTACTGAAAGTGCGTCTCTCGCGAGTGATTCCAGCGGAATTGATCAAAAGCAATCTGGAAAAGGTTTTCCTGATGCCAGAAGACACTACGAGCAAGGGGATTAATCCGGCTGCGATATTGGAGAAAGAAACAGATACCATCTCGGCCCTGAATTTCTATTTTCCGTCGCTTGCCGACGGCCATTATCGTATTAGGATAGAAAAGGAAGCAGTCAATCAGAGAAATGACAGCAACTCATTTATAGAGAGCGCCGCCTTTGACATCGAGTCTGAATCGGATAGAAATCGACCGACAATAACCTCGATCTCACATTCCGGGAAGATTGTTTTTCCGGCCGACAGCGTTATTGGCATACAATTCTCAGAACCGATAAACCGGCAAACATTCAATGACAGTGCTGTCAGCATAAGCAGTTCCGACAGCACCCTTCTTTCTGCCGGATGGCGCTGGAACGACGATTTTCGCCTGAATCTGCATGTTTCCGGGCTGGAGTGGGGTAAAGTATATCAAATGATGGTGAACGAGCGGCTGATATCCGATATGGCGGGGAATCAGGCTGGAGATTCAATCAAGACATATACGTTTAAGACCTACAGTCAGGATTCTCTGGGATCCGTGTCGGGTACGATGGCCATAGATTCAGATGTCGATACGGTCGACATTCCATATCTCAAATTCAAATCCGTAACCGACAATAAAGCTTTTACCTTCAGCATCATGGGAAAGCATTTCAATTTTCAATTGCCGTCCGGGAAATATATCCTGAATGGATTCATTGACCGTGATGCCAATGGCCGACAGGATTTTGGTTCTCTGTTTCCCTTGAAGCTGGCCGAGACCGGCGCTATCTATCCGGACACGGTCCGAATTCGTTCTCGTTTCGAATCGGCCGGGGTAGAGTTTATCTTCAAATAG
- a CDS encoding OmpA family protein, whose amino-acid sequence MKTRIFLLALAVIALLLAGCASKGYVDQKLSEMQAKVDSDVKTVKAQSDMNADEIKKMEALTKELSDKTDKALNQAKGFENYRVIWEGSVNYDYDSYELNQLAMDNIEGLGQKMIDNPHSILEVAGHTDRSGSAKYNFLLGIRRAEAVKTYLTDKFGIALYRMFTVSYGKAKPIAMPDEQNANAKNRRVILKLWGPLP is encoded by the coding sequence ATGAAAACCCGGATTTTCCTATTGGCGCTGGCGGTGATAGCCTTATTGCTAGCTGGATGCGCCAGTAAAGGGTATGTCGACCAGAAGCTATCGGAAATGCAGGCCAAGGTTGATTCCGATGTGAAGACGGTTAAGGCGCAGTCGGATATGAATGCCGATGAAATCAAGAAGATGGAAGCACTGACCAAAGAACTCTCGGACAAAACCGATAAGGCTCTTAATCAGGCCAAAGGATTTGAAAATTACCGGGTCATATGGGAAGGCTCTGTCAATTACGATTACGACAGCTATGAACTCAATCAGCTGGCCATGGACAATATCGAAGGGCTCGGTCAGAAGATGATCGATAATCCCCATTCGATATTGGAGGTCGCCGGTCACACCGACCGCAGTGGATCTGCCAAATACAATTTCCTGCTCGGCATCAGAAGGGCCGAAGCGGTCAAGACCTATCTGACCGACAAATTCGGCATCGCCCTTTATCGGATGTTCACGGTCAGTTATGGCAAAGCAAAGCCGATTGCCATGCCGGATGAACAGAATGCTAACGCTAAGAACCGCCGCGTGATCCTGAAGCTCTGGGGCCCGCTGCCTTAA
- a CDS encoding carbohydrate ABC transporter permease, with the protein MRPAKYLLLAFILVIMIFPLFWMFRVSLAPAALTVTLTSLFSAQYTLLSYYDIFSSGNMLIYLFNSTMVGIVVTLGNILFCFMAGYAFSRYRFIGKNLWFYSVIFVLMIPAHIIIIPLYLLIYKAGMYDTYWALVLPFLVNPIGVFLVKQYIDTLPASMEEAARMDGASELTVLFRVVMPLCRPALAVLAIQGFMTNWNSFLFPLILTSSESVRTLPVGLALYQGHQAIDWPHLMAGSTLAVLPVLVIFLIFQRQIVSGITAGAVKQ; encoded by the coding sequence GTGAGACCGGCAAAGTATCTCCTGCTCGCCTTTATTCTTGTCATCATGATCTTTCCCCTTTTCTGGATGTTCCGGGTTTCACTCGCCCCGGCGGCTCTAACCGTCACCCTTACTTCTCTATTTTCAGCACAATATACATTATTATCATATTATGATATATTTAGTTCCGGAAATATGTTAATCTATTTGTTTAATTCGACCATGGTCGGGATAGTGGTCACGCTGGGCAATATTCTTTTCTGCTTTATGGCCGGATATGCTTTCTCCCGCTACCGGTTCATTGGCAAAAACCTCTGGTTCTATTCGGTTATATTTGTTCTGATGATCCCGGCCCATATCATAATCATCCCCCTCTATTTGTTGATTTATAAAGCAGGAATGTACGACACCTATTGGGCTCTGGTTCTCCCCTTTCTGGTCAATCCAATAGGTGTCTTTCTGGTCAAGCAATATATTGACACCCTGCCGGCATCGATGGAGGAAGCTGCACGGATGGATGGCGCCAGCGAATTAACTGTCCTCTTCAGAGTGGTCATGCCTCTTTGTCGACCGGCTCTGGCGGTCCTGGCCATTCAGGGATTCATGACCAACTGGAACTCATTTCTTTTCCCTCTTATTTTGACCAGTTCGGAATCGGTGCGAACGCTGCCGGTGGGTCTGGCCCTCTATCAGGGGCATCAGGCGATTGACTGGCCGCACTTGATGGCCGGTTCGACTCTGGCCGTTCTACCGGTTCTGGTAATTTTTCTTATTTTCCAAAGGCAGATAGTTTCCGGCATAACTGCCGGTGCCGTAAAGCAATAG
- a CDS encoding sugar ABC transporter permease, giving the protein MRSSRSIGYLFASPWIITFLIFWLFPLCYSLYLGFTDYRLLRPTYNWVGMDNFVALFSDRAFLEALKNTFIFVLGTIPITTVISLFLALLVDRNFPGRTLFRSGFFMPSITSMVVIALIFTNLYSRGGYICLLSQMVGLTPPENGFLLSHKTALLSIMAMDVWMSVGYYMLLFLAGLKSIPGELYEAADVAGAGSIRKFFHITLPLLKPVALFVIVINTIKSFQVFIEMFVMTKGNYGTSSAVYFIYETGLNRFEFGYASAAAYILFLIIAGFSILQFGLIKQRNTW; this is encoded by the coding sequence ATGAGGTCGTCCCGGTCGATTGGATATCTCTTTGCCTCCCCCTGGATAATAACGTTCCTCATCTTCTGGCTCTTTCCGCTCTGCTATTCGCTTTATCTTGGATTCACCGATTATCGCCTTCTCCGCCCCACCTATAACTGGGTAGGAATGGACAATTTTGTCGCCCTTTTCTCCGACCGCGCCTTTCTCGAAGCACTGAAAAATACTTTCATCTTTGTTCTGGGAACGATTCCGATCACCACCGTGATTTCCCTCTTTCTCGCTCTCCTGGTTGATAGAAATTTCCCCGGCAGGACCCTGTTTCGCTCCGGATTTTTCATGCCATCGATCACCTCGATGGTGGTCATTGCCTTAATCTTCACCAATCTCTATTCGCGCGGGGGATATATCTGCCTCCTGTCACAGATGGTTGGCCTCACGCCGCCGGAAAATGGTTTTCTGCTCTCGCATAAGACCGCCCTTTTATCCATTATGGCGATGGATGTCTGGATGTCGGTGGGATATTATATGCTGCTGTTTCTGGCCGGTTTAAAGTCAATTCCGGGCGAACTGTATGAAGCGGCTGATGTCGCCGGGGCCGGTTCCATACGCAAATTCTTCCATATAACTCTCCCGCTTCTGAAACCGGTCGCCCTCTTTGTCATCGTCATCAACACCATCAAATCCTTTCAGGTCTTTATCGAGATGTTTGTCATGACCAAAGGGAATTATGGCACTTCCAGCGCCGTCTACTTTATCTATGAAACCGGCCTTAACCGCTTTGAATTCGGATACGCATCCGCGGCCGCCTATATCCTTTTCCTCATCATCGCCGGATTCTCCATTCTGCAATTCGGATTAATTAAGCAGAGGAACACCTGGTGA
- a CDS encoding extracellular solute-binding protein produces MKKACLIGLLTALSLMGILSCSQGGRQSGPVTLEWWQFWTDPSIRPTIEKMISDFEAKNPGIKIEMTDLTWGNGHEKIVVAFSTGTAPDIVELGSDWVLEFSSEGLLTPITRDIIEDTAGFYGWPPAIFDREIYAFPWILGTRVLFVNNALVKQAGFKDRYAPANWDQLKELCLKIDSLGKDIYGFGSNAAEKHTLYKKFLPFFWAAGGRIISKDGKYAVISSEKGYEALKLYKFLNDSCSMVDTQRRLEDAFLAGKVGVIISGDWLLKRIRNEKNPIDFTTSLIPGPTYPGKSFVGGEYLAVSAKSAHPVEALRFIRYLTEKDNQLQFCRANYSANPSSKAAAKDKFFSDDPNLEAFIMEMNLSPFPPPDRRWVDIEDIIENMLEEVLFNGAPSAESLHKARNNIQKLIDNK; encoded by the coding sequence ATGAAAAAGGCATGTTTGATTGGATTACTGACCGCACTCTCCCTTATGGGAATTCTATCCTGTTCTCAGGGTGGTCGTCAGAGCGGCCCGGTCACGCTGGAATGGTGGCAGTTCTGGACCGATCCGTCTATCCGGCCAACCATCGAGAAAATGATTTCTGATTTTGAAGCCAAAAATCCCGGAATCAAAATTGAAATGACCGACCTTACCTGGGGGAATGGCCATGAGAAGATTGTTGTGGCCTTCTCCACCGGAACGGCTCCCGATATTGTCGAGCTTGGTTCCGACTGGGTGCTCGAATTTTCCTCAGAAGGGCTATTGACCCCGATCACTAGAGATATAATAGAGGATACGGCCGGATTCTACGGCTGGCCACCGGCCATTTTCGACCGGGAAATATATGCTTTTCCCTGGATACTGGGAACGCGTGTGCTGTTTGTCAATAATGCCCTTGTCAAGCAGGCTGGCTTCAAAGACCGCTACGCCCCGGCAAACTGGGACCAATTAAAGGAACTCTGCCTTAAGATTGACTCTCTCGGCAAGGATATTTATGGGTTTGGGTCTAACGCCGCGGAAAAACATACATTATATAAGAAATTCCTTCCTTTCTTCTGGGCCGCCGGAGGGCGAATTATCAGCAAAGACGGCAAATATGCCGTAATTTCAAGCGAGAAGGGTTACGAGGCGCTCAAATTATACAAATTTCTTAATGACAGTTGCTCCATGGTCGATACCCAGCGGCGCCTCGAGGATGCTTTCCTCGCCGGGAAAGTAGGCGTCATCATTTCAGGCGACTGGCTCCTCAAACGAATCCGAAATGAGAAGAATCCGATTGATTTTACGACCTCCCTTATACCCGGCCCCACTTATCCCGGCAAGTCTTTTGTCGGCGGAGAGTATCTGGCAGTTAGCGCCAAATCCGCTCACCCGGTCGAGGCGCTGAGATTTATACGATATCTCACCGAAAAGGACAATCAGCTGCAATTCTGCCGGGCCAACTACTCAGCCAATCCCTCAAGCAAAGCCGCTGCCAAGGATAAATTCTTCAGCGATGACCCCAATCTTGAGGCTTTCATTATGGAAATGAATCTTTCTCCGTTTCCTCCACCTGACCGGCGATGGGTCGATATTGAAGATATCATCGAGAATATGCTTGAGGAAGTACTTTTCAACGGTGCACCGTCGGCCGAATCGTTACACAAAGCGCGCAATAATATTCAGAAACTGATTGATAATAAATGA
- a CDS encoding DUF72 domain-containing protein codes for MEIKVGTSGYSFDDWVGPFYPPDIKKGKMFDHYVKHFNTVEINSTYYRIPHPAVMANIEEKSPAGFEFIVKTPDILTHKRREIEKGVAEFCECLKPMSESGKLKGLLAQFPYSFKFSKENLDYISRCRDLLQPHRLFTEFRHNSWVNREMYDSLRKENIGYVAVDEPQLPGLLKPDLFTTTDTAYLRLHGRNSRQWWEGGALRYDYDYSPEELQEWKERVKKLEGKAGKLYIFFNNCHLGQAVKNARQMKEMLNL; via the coding sequence ATGGAAATAAAGGTCGGCACGTCGGGATACAGTTTTGATGATTGGGTCGGACCCTTTTATCCTCCGGATATTAAGAAGGGGAAAATGTTCGACCATTATGTCAAACATTTTAATACCGTGGAAATAAACTCCACCTACTATCGTATTCCGCACCCGGCGGTGATGGCCAACATCGAGGAGAAATCCCCGGCCGGGTTTGAATTCATCGTCAAGACACCCGACATACTCACGCACAAAAGAAGAGAGATTGAAAAGGGAGTCGCTGAATTCTGCGAATGTCTGAAACCGATGTCTGAATCAGGCAAGTTGAAAGGATTGCTGGCGCAGTTTCCATACTCATTCAAGTTTTCAAAGGAGAACCTCGATTATATCAGCCGCTGCCGCGACCTCCTACAGCCCCATCGGCTCTTTACGGAATTCCGGCATAACAGCTGGGTTAATAGGGAAATGTATGATTCCTTGCGAAAAGAGAATATTGGTTATGTGGCGGTGGATGAGCCGCAACTGCCGGGGCTTCTGAAGCCGGACCTTTTTACTACCACCGACACCGCTTATCTTCGCCTCCACGGCCGTAACAGCCGGCAATGGTGGGAGGGGGGAGCGCTGCGGTATGATTATGACTATAGCCCGGAGGAATTGCAGGAATGGAAGGAGCGCGTGAAAAAACTTGAGGGGAAAGCCGGCAAGCTTTATATATTTTTCAATAACTGCCACCTGGGGCAGGCAGTCAAAAATGCCCGACAAATGAAGGAAATGCTGAATCTCTGA
- a CDS encoding ATP-binding cassette domain-containing protein, protein MQEYLRLDNIRKAYDGKVAVDSLSLLVPKGAIYGILGPNGAGKTTTIRMIMDIIAPDSGNILVEGRKADGNFKNRVGYLPEERGLFKKMTLLEVITFLAQVKGWDRARINQAIDPWLEKMSLSEYKLRKVEELSKGMQQKLQFITTLIHQPELIILDELFSGLDPLNIELIKGILLDEKRRGTTILFSTHVMEQAEKLCDFICLINQGEKVLDGSLADIKAKFGKNSIQIEMAGDGSFIREMAGVESVSEFNNYFELKLAHNADSHEILKQIADRVNIRRFEMMSPSLYGIFIEVARTDPRRTSGTEASNV, encoded by the coding sequence GTGCAAGAGTATTTGAGACTGGACAACATTCGCAAGGCTTATGACGGCAAGGTAGCGGTCGACAGCCTTTCTCTTTTAGTTCCCAAAGGGGCTATTTATGGCATTCTCGGCCCCAATGGCGCCGGCAAGACAACCACTATCAGAATGATAATGGATATTATCGCGCCCGACTCCGGGAACATCCTGGTGGAAGGACGAAAGGCCGACGGGAATTTCAAGAATCGGGTCGGATACCTTCCGGAGGAACGGGGACTATTCAAGAAGATGACATTGCTCGAGGTGATCACTTTTCTGGCGCAGGTGAAAGGCTGGGACAGAGCCCGGATAAATCAGGCGATCGACCCGTGGCTGGAGAAGATGTCCCTTTCGGAGTATAAGCTGCGTAAGGTGGAGGAGCTTTCGAAAGGTATGCAGCAGAAGCTGCAGTTTATTACGACCCTTATTCATCAACCGGAACTGATCATTCTCGATGAGCTCTTTTCGGGACTGGATCCGCTAAATATCGAGCTTATTAAGGGGATTCTTCTTGACGAGAAACGGCGCGGTACGACCATCCTATTCTCTACCCATGTTATGGAGCAGGCGGAAAAATTGTGCGATTTCATATGTCTGATAAATCAAGGGGAAAAAGTGCTTGACGGGAGTCTTGCCGATATCAAGGCGAAATTTGGAAAGAACTCCATTCAGATTGAGATGGCGGGCGATGGCTCTTTCATTCGGGAAATGGCCGGGGTGGAATCTGTTTCCGAGTTCAACAATTATTTCGAATTGAAACTGGCTCATAACGCCGACAGCCATGAGATTTTGAAACAGATTGCAGATAGAGTCAATATCAGGCGGTTTGAAATGATGTCTCCATCGCTGTATGGAATATTTATCGAAGTGGCTCGTACCGACCCCAGAAGAACATCGGGAACGGAGGCATCAAATGTCTAA